In Comamonas sp. lk, the following proteins share a genomic window:
- a CDS encoding ABC transporter substrate-binding protein, whose product MGTRRDAIGKLLFISSASLGLAACSRSDNSASSSPSGKLAQNGGKVVPFNYPDNPSFDLIYLADRLGYFEGTSTRPNYIGKVAAPQIIPLVGTGDIHFGARMVPLVISAIAAGADMKVVAAGSKTLQEAPHMKYFVRKDSAIRTPKDLEGKTIGFNSFGACAEFVSKTYFREHGADVNKINFLVVPDNQNEQAVLSKNVDLAIIHPPHSGGAEANPELLRLWSDYDLDRGLGGMSPYSVNGKFARENPQAVRDVVTAIAKAGNWVNAHTDEARQYTAERLGMELRHVERYAYVDDQIITEPPIQYYIDILEREGKLQPGKVSVKDVYTNEFNPFAKGTAA is encoded by the coding sequence ATGGGTACCCGCCGCGACGCGATTGGCAAGCTTCTCTTCATCAGCTCGGCTTCTCTGGGCCTCGCGGCCTGCTCCCGCTCGGACAACTCGGCAAGCAGCTCGCCCTCGGGCAAGCTGGCCCAGAACGGCGGCAAGGTCGTGCCGTTCAACTACCCGGACAACCCTTCTTTCGATCTGATCTATCTGGCCGACCGCCTGGGTTATTTCGAGGGCACGTCCACCCGTCCCAACTACATAGGCAAGGTCGCCGCGCCGCAGATCATTCCGCTGGTGGGCACGGGCGACATCCACTTTGGCGCCCGCATGGTGCCCCTGGTGATTTCGGCGATTGCCGCCGGTGCCGACATGAAGGTGGTTGCCGCCGGCAGCAAGACGCTGCAGGAAGCGCCGCACATGAAGTACTTTGTGCGCAAGGATTCCGCCATCCGCACGCCCAAGGATCTGGAAGGCAAGACCATTGGCTTCAACAGCTTTGGTGCCTGCGCGGAGTTCGTCTCCAAGACCTATTTCCGCGAGCATGGCGCGGATGTGAACAAGATCAATTTTCTGGTCGTGCCCGACAACCAGAACGAGCAGGCCGTGCTCAGCAAGAACGTGGATCTGGCCATCATCCACCCGCCGCACTCCGGCGGCGCCGAGGCCAACCCCGAACTGCTGCGCCTGTGGAGCGACTACGACCTGGACCGGGGCCTGGGCGGCATGTCGCCCTATAGCGTCAACGGCAAGTTCGCCCGTGAGAATCCGCAGGCGGTGCGCGATGTGGTCACGGCCATCGCCAAGGCCGGCAACTGGGTCAACGCCCATACCGACGAAGCGCGCCAGTACACGGCCGAACGCCTGGGCATGGAGCTCAGACATGTGGAGCGCTATGCCTATGTGGACGACCAGATCATCACCGAGCCGCCCATCCAGTACTACATCGACATACTGGAGCGCGAAGGCAAGCTGCAGCCGGGCAAGGTCTCGGTCAAGGACGTGTACACCAACGAATTCAATCCCTTTGCCAAGGGAACGGCGGCATGA